One part of the Chryseobacterium sp. 7 genome encodes these proteins:
- a CDS encoding TQO small subunit DoxD → MKNIKNSPSSDMAGLYTLSLRMVIGWTYFSAFWRRLILENKLIPDEQGYIGEKFNHFLPNALGIKPIIEYLVTHPDALQQSMMAFTIIEAFVGVFIIFGLFTRLMSIGILSLALGILLGSGWLGTTCLDEWQIGVLGVSGGFVLFLTGSSFYSIDYYFMKNNKSFTQKRWFQWLGSGSFPISKPKIFVLAGSLIIFGLTLFTNQYFHGGVWGTLHNKSVKPKLEISIISHDNSDLKFQVYRTEGADVYGSFLIGIHILDKNGKILKEFDYKELAGIPKENIHNHYVAKVKPGKHSLIIPLGAKADVTLDIDNMFQISEIYTLKLIDVSGIEWIERIE, encoded by the coding sequence ATGAAAAATATCAAAAACAGCCCGTCTTCGGATATGGCTGGATTATATACTTTATCCCTCCGGATGGTTATCGGATGGACTTACTTTTCAGCATTCTGGCGCCGGCTTATCCTCGAAAACAAGCTTATTCCCGATGAACAGGGTTATATCGGAGAAAAATTCAATCATTTTTTACCCAATGCCCTTGGTATAAAGCCTATTATTGAATATCTGGTTACCCATCCTGATGCATTACAACAATCCATGATGGCTTTCACCATTATTGAAGCCTTTGTTGGGGTATTCATTATTTTCGGATTATTTACCCGTTTGATGAGTATCGGAATTTTAAGTCTTGCTCTCGGAATTTTATTGGGTTCCGGCTGGCTGGGAACAACCTGTCTGGATGAATGGCAGATAGGGGTTTTAGGGGTTTCAGGCGGATTTGTGCTTTTTCTTACGGGAAGCAGCTTTTATTCAATAGATTATTATTTCATGAAAAATAATAAAAGTTTCACGCAAAAAAGATGGTTTCAGTGGTTGGGTTCCGGAAGTTTTCCTATTTCAAAACCAAAGATTTTTGTACTGGCAGGTTCATTGATCATATTTGGATTAACGCTTTTTACCAATCAATATTTTCATGGAGGAGTATGGGGAACGCTGCATAATAAATCCGTAAAACCAAAACTGGAGATTTCAATAATTTCTCATGATAATTCGGATCTAAAATTTCAAGTGTACAGAACAGAAGGTGCTGATGTGTACGGATCTTTCCTAATAGGAATCCATATTCTGGACAAAAACGGAAAGATTTTGAAGGAATTTGATTATAAAGAACTCGCCGGAATTCCAAAAGAAAATATACACAATCATTATGTTGCTAAAGTAAAACCTGGGAAACACAGTTTAATAATTCCGCTGGGAGCAAAAGCTGATGTCACTCTTGACATTGATAATATGTTTCAAATAAGTGAAATTTATACACTAAAACTGATTGATGTAAGTGGTATTGAATGGATAGAGAGAATTGAATAA
- a CDS encoding IS4 family transposase, with the protein MSVFKDHKISLKDVLEFIPEALLSHLSASTKVDYYSKVLHGRKIFYLLLYCIFDNEKLSQRTLEDTFNSSGFKALFGLGEEEKIRRSSISERLSKIDSNYFLEIYEQMYERFSELYSKTEIEKYNLIRVDSTIVADTCNKLKEGIDQKSGKKLVKFSFSFDGILPSAVDVFTGQKYSTEDNALAQAVLNQVKKEDHHDNIYIIDRGIQSTRTMKDFEEKLLKFIIRSKENRKYEEIESFIKTEPPIKWDDWGVIKDSKVKLYTGKPIQNKRGNIHHREEKVETYFRLIVIKNEKTAKEFWFITNEFELSAKEISDYYRKRWDIEVFFRFMKQELNLSHLVSLNKNGIEVMLYMTMIASMLLLIYKKVNNLGYKTAKRRIAMELRDMITAILIIFAGGDPAKVFKT; encoded by the coding sequence ATGTCAGTTTTTAAAGATCACAAAATATCACTTAAAGATGTTTTAGAATTTATTCCCGAAGCACTTTTAAGTCACCTTTCCGCAAGTACAAAAGTGGATTATTATAGTAAAGTTTTGCATGGAAGAAAAATATTCTACCTGCTTTTGTATTGCATATTTGATAATGAAAAATTAAGTCAAAGAACACTCGAAGATACTTTTAATAGCAGTGGATTCAAAGCGTTATTTGGCTTAGGGGAAGAGGAAAAGATTCGAAGGAGTTCAATTTCTGAGAGGCTTTCAAAAATTGATTCCAATTATTTCCTAGAAATCTACGAACAGATGTACGAAAGATTTTCGGAACTTTATTCCAAGACAGAAATCGAAAAATACAACTTAATCAGAGTTGACAGTACCATTGTAGCTGATACATGTAACAAGCTTAAAGAAGGAATTGATCAGAAAAGTGGAAAAAAATTAGTGAAATTCAGTTTTTCATTTGACGGAATTTTGCCATCAGCGGTAGATGTTTTTACGGGGCAAAAATACTCAACAGAAGATAATGCTCTTGCCCAGGCTGTTCTGAACCAGGTGAAAAAAGAAGATCATCATGATAATATTTATATCATAGACAGAGGGATCCAGTCTACAAGAACGATGAAAGATTTTGAAGAAAAGCTTCTGAAATTTATTATCCGTTCCAAAGAAAACAGGAAATATGAAGAGATTGAATCTTTTATTAAAACAGAACCCCCAATAAAATGGGATGATTGGGGAGTTATTAAAGACAGCAAAGTGAAGCTTTACACCGGAAAACCCATCCAAAACAAACGGGGAAATATTCATCATCGTGAAGAAAAAGTAGAAACATATTTTCGGTTGATCGTTATCAAAAATGAAAAAACAGCTAAAGAATTTTGGTTCATAACCAACGAATTTGAACTTTCTGCCAAAGAAATATCGGATTATTACCGTAAAAGATGGGATATTGAGGTATTCTTCAGATTTATGAAACAAGAGTTGAATTTAAGCCATCTTGTTTCGCTCAATAAAAACGGAATTGAAGTAATGCTCTACATGACAATGATTGCTTCTATGCTGCTCTTGATTTACAAAAAAGTAAACAATTTAGGATATAAAACAGCTAAAAGACGCATCGCTATGGAACTTCGGGATATGATTACCGCAATTTTAATAATATTTGCGGGGGGGGATCCTGCAAAAGTCTTCAAAACTTAA
- a CDS encoding DHA2 family efflux MFS transporter permease subunit, with amino-acid sequence MQDSLVEYGARRVIITITAILCALLEIVDSTIVNVALNEMKGNLGSTLSEVGWVITAYAIGNVIIVPMTSWLSQQFGRRNYFAASIIIFTIFSFLCGNATNIWELVFFRLMQGIGGGALLVTSQTIITESYPIEKRSMAQAIYGLGVIIGPTLGPPLGGYIVDNFSWPYIFYINIPIGIAATLMTLQFVRSPKYAEKRKVSDVDWVGIGLLAVTVGSLQFILERGHEEDWFASGMIVAFTVAAVLGFILFLWRELTFKYPIVELRVLKNSNLRIGTMMSFVLGFGLYGSTFIVPLYTQSILGWTALQSGALMIPAALTTAFMMPIIGRLLAKGAKQQILVSLGLFIFFVYSFWGYKILTPDTSKEAFFWMLIVRGAGLGLLFIPITSLSLSTLKGQEIGQGAAFTGMMRQLGGSFGIAAITTFIANAGQKYRNNLISHLDENSFDVQQRLAALKASFVAKGMTPDAAMNAAYKMLDLSVTKQATVLSYMDVFLYLGIIFLICIPFILLVKERKSKEKIDLSEAMH; translated from the coding sequence ATGCAAGATTCATTAGTAGAATATGGAGCGCGTAGAGTGATCATTACGATTACTGCTATCCTTTGTGCCCTTCTTGAAATTGTAGACTCCACGATTGTAAATGTTGCCTTGAATGAAATGAAGGGGAATCTTGGATCTACACTTTCAGAAGTGGGTTGGGTAATTACGGCTTATGCCATTGGTAACGTAATTATAGTACCAATGACGAGCTGGCTTTCCCAGCAGTTTGGGCGTAGAAATTACTTTGCGGCATCCATCATTATATTTACCATATTTTCATTTTTATGTGGAAATGCGACCAATATCTGGGAACTCGTATTCTTCAGATTGATGCAGGGAATCGGTGGAGGAGCCTTATTGGTAACTTCACAAACGATCATTACGGAATCTTATCCGATTGAAAAAAGAAGCATGGCTCAGGCTATTTATGGTCTGGGAGTAATTATTGGTCCAACATTAGGTCCGCCTCTTGGAGGATATATCGTTGACAATTTCAGCTGGCCATATATTTTCTATATTAATATTCCGATTGGAATTGCAGCAACCTTGATGACACTGCAGTTTGTAAGAAGTCCGAAATATGCTGAAAAACGTAAAGTCTCGGATGTGGACTGGGTTGGAATTGGTTTACTGGCAGTAACAGTAGGTTCATTACAGTTCATTCTTGAAAGAGGTCATGAAGAAGACTGGTTTGCCAGCGGAATGATTGTAGCGTTTACAGTAGCTGCTGTTTTAGGATTTATATTATTCCTTTGGAGGGAACTTACCTTTAAATACCCGATAGTTGAGCTCAGGGTGCTTAAAAACAGTAACCTGAGAATTGGAACCATGATGTCTTTCGTACTTGGATTTGGACTTTATGGCTCTACATTCATCGTTCCGTTGTATACCCAGAGTATCTTGGGATGGACGGCGCTTCAATCCGGAGCACTGATGATTCCGGCAGCGTTAACGACAGCTTTCATGATGCCTATTATCGGAAGACTATTGGCAAAAGGAGCAAAACAGCAAATTCTGGTTTCATTAGGACTTTTCATCTTCTTTGTGTATAGCTTCTGGGGATATAAAATTCTGACACCAGACACCAGCAAAGAAGCCTTTTTCTGGATGCTTATCGTGAGAGGAGCAGGTTTAGGATTACTGTTTATTCCAATTACTTCTTTATCTTTAAGTACTTTGAAGGGACAGGAGATTGGTCAGGGAGCAGCCTTTACAGGGATGATGAGACAGCTGGGAGGATCTTTCGGGATTGCAGCCATCACAACCTTTATTGCTAACGCTGGTCAGAAATACAGGAATAATCTTATATCCCATCTGGACGAAAACAGCTTTGATGTACAACAAAGGCTCGCAGCTCTTAAAGCCAGTTTTGTAGCAAAAGGAATGACACCTGACGCCGCAATGAATGCCGCTTATAAAATGCTTGACCTATCTGTAACGAAACAGGCCACTGTTTTATCTTATATGGATGTATTTCTTTACCTTGGGATCATATTCCTGATATGTATTCCGTTTATCTTACTCGTAAAAGAAAGAAAGAGCAAAGAAAAAATAGATTTGAGTGAAGCCATGCACTAA
- a CDS encoding HlyD family secretion protein, with product MENNNTQAAEPKKKKSLVFPIILAAVVIGGGIYGYRAFTYGQYHEETDDAQIASNMAPVISKISGYVAQVKVKDNQFVKKGDTLVILDNRDQKMALDQAQAALSTAKSNISNAEATTTATSKNIGSSEAAVVTANAQIEAAKVNVWKTSQDLKRYANLVKDHSITEQQYEQALAAKQSADRQLQVLVDQRNQIAQQTHIASSQTAASSQQISVAGSVAKQREVDVENAKLNLSYTVILAPEDGYVGKVPTQAGQYLQAGAQLFALVKNDQKWVVANFKETQVDKMVEGQKVKIEIDAFPDQEFEGVVSSFSPATGATFSILPPDNASGNFVKVVQRLPIKIDFVNLDKNIAKRLRTGMNVKAEVALK from the coding sequence ATGGAAAATAATAATACACAGGCAGCTGAACCTAAAAAGAAAAAAAGTTTAGTTTTTCCTATCATTTTAGCGGCAGTAGTAATCGGAGGAGGTATCTACGGTTACAGAGCCTTTACTTACGGACAATATCATGAAGAGACAGACGATGCTCAGATTGCTTCCAATATGGCACCTGTAATTTCTAAAATCTCTGGATATGTAGCTCAGGTAAAAGTAAAAGACAACCAGTTTGTAAAGAAAGGAGATACTTTGGTGATTTTGGATAACAGAGATCAGAAAATGGCTCTTGACCAGGCTCAGGCAGCATTATCTACCGCTAAAAGTAATATCTCTAATGCAGAAGCTACTACAACGGCTACTTCAAAAAATATCGGTTCTTCAGAAGCAGCAGTAGTTACGGCTAATGCTCAGATAGAAGCAGCAAAAGTAAATGTTTGGAAAACTTCTCAGGATTTGAAAAGATATGCTAATCTTGTAAAAGACCATTCTATTACAGAACAGCAGTACGAGCAGGCTTTAGCTGCAAAACAATCTGCAGACAGACAGCTACAGGTTTTAGTTGACCAGAGAAACCAAATTGCTCAGCAAACTCATATTGCATCTTCTCAAACAGCTGCAAGTTCACAACAAATCAGTGTTGCAGGATCTGTAGCTAAACAAAGAGAAGTAGATGTAGAAAATGCAAAATTGAACTTATCATATACCGTAATCCTTGCGCCAGAAGACGGTTACGTAGGAAAAGTACCTACACAGGCAGGTCAGTACCTACAGGCAGGAGCACAGTTATTTGCTTTGGTTAAAAACGATCAGAAATGGGTTGTGGCTAACTTTAAGGAAACTCAGGTAGACAAAATGGTAGAAGGACAAAAAGTGAAAATTGAGATTGATGCGTTCCCTGATCAGGAATTTGAAGGAGTAGTAAGTTCATTCTCTCCAGCTACAGGAGCTACTTTCTCTATTCTTCCTCCGGATAATGCCAGCGGTAACTTCGTAAAAGTAGTTCAGAGACTTCCTATAAAAATCGATTTTGTAAATCTTGATAAAAATATTGCAAAAAGATTAAGAACAGGAATGAACGTGAAGGCAGAAGTTGCATTGAAATAA
- a CDS encoding TolC family protein: protein MKRINNSVIALSLFVGIANANAQEKKTLSLDEAVQLGIQNSKNLKIDAAKIEEATADLLEAKNRQLPELKVSGSYMYLPIKPNVDIKLPGLSGGGGAPEVHQVVYGSANLSVPIYSGGRIKYGIQSAKYLVEASKLSTENDKIAIAYNVAQAYNNLFKANQSIKVFEENLTASQKRDETFLKMENNGLIARNDRLKANLQTSNIELQLLEAKNNYNIANINMDLLLGLPETTELTVDENYIEEGSDVKPVDFYVSEARENRKDLQALAQQRKAAELGSKAAKAENLPSIAFTGGYVAADIPKFLTVYNAINVGIGVSYNLSNLWKENSSLRQSQAREKQLAATDELLNDNIKLDVNREYQNTDYSKKRIAVFEKSAEQANENYRITKNKYDNGLATMTELLDADAAQIAANVGVINAKADAALAYRKLLQTTGTLTIK, encoded by the coding sequence ATGAAGAGAATAAATAACTCAGTGATTGCATTATCACTATTCGTAGGAATAGCAAATGCAAATGCTCAGGAGAAAAAAACACTTTCTCTTGACGAAGCTGTGCAGCTGGGAATCCAGAACAGCAAGAATCTCAAGATCGATGCAGCCAAGATCGAAGAGGCTACAGCTGATCTTTTGGAAGCGAAAAACAGACAGTTACCGGAATTAAAAGTATCCGGAAGCTATATGTACCTTCCGATAAAACCGAATGTTGATATCAAACTTCCAGGTCTTTCAGGCGGCGGAGGAGCTCCGGAAGTACATCAGGTGGTGTATGGTTCAGCCAATCTTAGTGTTCCCATCTATAGCGGCGGAAGAATAAAATACGGAATTCAATCGGCTAAATATCTGGTAGAAGCTTCTAAGCTGAGCACTGAAAATGACAAAATTGCCATTGCTTATAATGTGGCTCAGGCTTATAATAACTTATTCAAAGCAAATCAGTCTATTAAGGTTTTTGAAGAAAATCTTACTGCATCTCAAAAAAGAGATGAAACTTTCCTTAAAATGGAAAACAATGGTTTGATTGCAAGAAATGACAGATTAAAAGCAAACCTTCAGACTTCAAATATTGAACTTCAATTGTTGGAAGCTAAGAATAACTACAATATTGCGAACATCAATATGGATTTATTACTAGGACTTCCTGAAACTACAGAACTTACAGTAGATGAAAACTATATTGAAGAAGGATCAGATGTAAAGCCTGTTGACTTTTATGTTTCTGAAGCCAGAGAAAACCGTAAGGATTTACAGGCTTTGGCTCAGCAGAGAAAAGCAGCGGAACTGGGATCAAAAGCTGCGAAAGCAGAAAATCTTCCTTCCATTGCATTTACAGGAGGGTATGTAGCGGCAGATATTCCTAAATTTCTTACAGTATACAATGCTATTAATGTAGGAATCGGAGTTTCTTATAATTTATCTAACCTGTGGAAAGAAAATTCTTCATTGAGACAATCTCAGGCAAGAGAAAAACAGCTTGCAGCAACCGATGAGTTATTGAATGACAATATTAAGCTTGATGTAAACAGAGAATACCAGAACACAGACTATTCAAAAAAGAGAATTGCTGTTTTCGAAAAATCTGCTGAGCAGGCAAATGAAAATTACAGAATTACAAAAAATAAATACGATAACGGTCTTGCAACCATGACAGAATTATTGGATGCAGATGCAGCTCAGATTGCTGCAAACGTAGGCGTGATCAATGCTAAGGCAGATGCTGCACTGGCATACAGAAAACTATTACAGACAACAGGAACTTTAACAATTAAATAA
- a CDS encoding TetR/AcrR family transcriptional regulator: MISKEENILFAAEQLFAEKGFEGTSTREIAKEANVNISMISYYFGSKEKLYEKLVEYRMNEGQFFSKDLLGRTDLNEWEKIEKVIDQFSNKIRTQKCFYRIMQREQLHTQNPQIVEFLKQIKMGFLSMYSQILESGLKNGIFTKNPPIYLLHSTVSGTLFYAFNAKEMYKEFLKETEDEEAFDERYYTELNKHIKYLLKDLLGYEENK; encoded by the coding sequence ATGATTTCAAAAGAAGAAAATATATTGTTCGCAGCCGAGCAGCTTTTTGCGGAAAAGGGATTCGAAGGAACTTCCACCCGTGAAATTGCAAAAGAAGCGAATGTAAATATCTCTATGATCTCATATTACTTTGGCTCTAAGGAAAAACTTTATGAGAAATTAGTGGAATACAGAATGAATGAAGGTCAGTTTTTTTCAAAAGACCTTTTGGGAAGAACCGACCTCAATGAATGGGAGAAAATTGAAAAAGTAATTGATCAGTTTTCTAACAAGATCAGAACTCAAAAATGCTTTTACAGGATTATGCAGAGAGAGCAGCTGCATACCCAAAATCCTCAGATTGTAGAATTTTTGAAGCAAATAAAAATGGGATTTCTTTCTATGTATTCTCAAATACTGGAAAGCGGTCTTAAAAATGGAATTTTCACCAAAAATCCACCTATTTATCTGCTTCATTCCACGGTAAGCGGAACTCTATTTTATGCATTCAATGCGAAAGAAATGTATAAAGAATTCCTGAAAGAAACAGAGGATGAGGAAGCTTTTGATGAAAGATATTATACAGAACTTAATAAACACATTAAATATTTACTAAAAGACCTTTTAGGTTATGAAGAGAATAAATAA
- a CDS encoding ATP-binding protein: protein MNWENIAGQTNLKKLLRESIAENRVSHAQLFVGKEGYGTLPMVLAYAKEILRRENEHAAAKVEHLNHLDLHFSFPVFTDNKNSLSKNKFDEFREMIMASPYASYDDWTAFLESENKQLFISADEIDDQNQKFSLKSYEGGTKILIVWRADKMNIAASNKFLKFLEEPPAKTIILLTAESTNDILPTILSRAQIVEIPRINDEDIENHLKKHFSVSEEKVKEIVHEAQGDLNDAIKLLNSGDKSNEFEKLFVQWVRDAFMVKKKPEYLRSIIVWAREIAGWNREKQKNFLNYCSEIFRLALLQNYQSENLVYKKIDANGFNWTGFSRFISGANIESILEEINTADLHLTRNGNPKIVWTDLGIKLSRYIHKST, encoded by the coding sequence ATGAATTGGGAGAACATCGCCGGACAGACAAATCTGAAAAAACTTCTTAGAGAAAGCATTGCCGAAAACAGAGTGAGCCATGCCCAACTTTTTGTAGGAAAAGAGGGATACGGAACACTTCCTATGGTTTTGGCATATGCCAAAGAGATTCTCAGACGGGAAAACGAACATGCTGCAGCGAAAGTAGAACATCTCAATCACCTGGATCTGCATTTCAGCTTCCCCGTTTTTACAGATAATAAAAACTCTTTAAGCAAGAATAAATTTGATGAGTTTAGAGAAATGATAATGGCTTCTCCTTATGCGAGCTATGATGACTGGACTGCTTTTTTAGAGTCAGAAAATAAACAATTGTTTATTTCTGCTGATGAAATTGACGATCAAAACCAGAAATTTTCTTTAAAAAGTTATGAAGGTGGAACCAAAATTCTGATTGTCTGGAGAGCAGACAAAATGAATATTGCGGCCTCCAACAAATTTTTGAAATTTTTAGAAGAGCCACCTGCCAAGACCATTATTCTTCTTACGGCAGAAAGTACCAATGATATTCTTCCTACCATTCTTTCCAGAGCGCAGATTGTGGAGATCCCGAGAATTAATGATGAAGATATTGAGAATCATCTCAAAAAGCACTTTTCCGTTTCAGAAGAGAAAGTGAAAGAAATCGTTCATGAAGCGCAGGGAGATCTTAACGATGCTATAAAACTGTTGAATTCCGGAGACAAAAGCAATGAATTCGAAAAGCTTTTTGTACAGTGGGTGAGGGATGCATTTATGGTAAAAAAGAAACCGGAATACCTCAGAAGTATTATTGTATGGGCAAGAGAAATTGCAGGCTGGAACAGGGAAAAGCAGAAAAACTTCCTGAACTACTGTTCTGAAATTTTCAGGCTGGCACTTCTTCAGAATTATCAGTCCGAGAATCTGGTATATAAAAAAATAGATGCCAACGGATTCAATTGGACTGGATTTTCCAGATTTATCAGTGGAGCTAATATTGAAAGTATTTTAGAAGAAATCAATACAGCAGATCTTCACCTTACCCGAAACGGAAATCCTAAAATTGTCTGGACAGATTTGGGAATAAAACTATCAAGATATATTCACAAAAGCACATAA
- the mdlD gene encoding NAD(P)-dependent benzaldehyde dehydrogenase MdlD codes for MDKDLEQKIKGIFQQQKAFFKTNQTKDIEFRKAQLRKFREVFLQHTDALCEALATDLGKSRKEAEYVEIQIVISELDDMLENIDEWAKPTPVPSKPHPSGAEVESKITYQPYGVTYIIGPFNYPVQLTFSPLIGALISGNTAIIKPSENTPHVAQVLEDIVKESFDESYVSVIQGAIEENTLLLSLPFDYIFFTGSPNVGKIVMKAAAEQLIPVTLELGGKSPTIVHKDADLDKAVARISYGKWINCGQTCVAPDYIYIHESVKDAFIEKFKANLDTAYEGNSLGKIGKIVSQNQIKHLAGYLEAAPDKVIYGGNYDLETRHFEATVMDHITWDDQVMQQEIFGPILPIMTYNDIEEALEEINSRPKPLALYVFSEDQKFADYVLDHTTSGDAEINSAIIHVGSHYLPFGGVGTSGMGKYHGKFSFECFSHSRSVLQVK; via the coding sequence ATGGATAAAGACCTGGAACAAAAAATCAAGGGCATCTTTCAACAGCAGAAAGCCTTTTTCAAAACCAATCAGACAAAAGATATTGAATTCCGAAAAGCGCAGTTAAGAAAATTCCGTGAAGTTTTTTTACAGCATACGGATGCACTTTGTGAAGCATTAGCTACTGATTTGGGCAAAAGCAGAAAAGAGGCGGAATATGTAGAAATTCAAATTGTGATCAGCGAGCTTGATGATATGCTGGAAAATATTGATGAATGGGCAAAACCAACGCCCGTTCCTTCGAAACCCCATCCGTCAGGAGCTGAAGTTGAAAGTAAAATAACGTATCAGCCTTACGGGGTTACTTATATTATAGGCCCTTTCAACTATCCTGTGCAGCTGACATTCAGTCCGCTTATCGGAGCTTTGATCTCTGGAAATACAGCTATTATCAAACCTTCTGAAAATACTCCACACGTTGCTCAGGTTCTTGAAGATATTGTAAAAGAATCTTTTGATGAATCTTATGTATCCGTTATTCAGGGAGCAATTGAAGAGAATACCCTATTATTAAGCCTGCCTTTTGATTATATTTTCTTCACGGGAAGCCCGAATGTTGGGAAAATTGTGATGAAAGCAGCCGCAGAACAGTTAATTCCTGTTACACTGGAACTTGGAGGAAAATCTCCAACCATTGTTCACAAAGATGCTGACCTGGATAAAGCGGTGGCAAGAATTTCTTACGGAAAATGGATCAACTGCGGACAAACCTGTGTGGCTCCGGACTATATTTATATTCACGAATCTGTAAAAGATGCGTTTATTGAAAAGTTCAAAGCTAATCTGGATACTGCTTACGAAGGAAACTCCCTGGGAAAAATCGGAAAAATTGTAAGTCAGAATCAGATCAAACATCTTGCAGGTTACCTGGAAGCAGCACCGGACAAAGTGATCTACGGTGGTAATTATGATCTTGAAACGCGTCATTTTGAAGCTACTGTAATGGATCATATTACCTGGGATGATCAGGTGATGCAGCAGGAGATCTTCGGGCCTATCCTTCCCATTATGACCTATAATGATATTGAAGAAGCTTTGGAAGAGATCAACAGCCGCCCAAAACCTTTGGCACTCTATGTATTTTCAGAAGATCAGAAGTTTGCAGATTATGTTTTAGACCATACTACAAGCGGAGATGCTGAGATCAATAGTGCTATTATTCACGTAGGCTCACATTATTTACCTTTTGGAGGTGTAGGAACTTCCGGAATGGGAAAATATCATGGGAAATTCAGCTTTGAATGTTTCAGTCACAGCCGTTCTGTTCTTCAGGTAAAATAA
- the lptC gene encoding LPS export ABC transporter periplasmic protein LptC, with product MNFSEKISYKNIACLFSCAIFFILTSCEEDLTKRNGSQSKNFPSQIINNANIIQRDSGFVTLKAKAPIIEKYELIDSPYVVARKGIDIEFFDKKKPKVPGSITAKYARIFEYKKFYEAKGDVRIKTNEGQRFAMQSIYWDQKKNRIYTKDTVYVTMEDGSTLVGANGMTAKDDFSEYTFYNNSGDFSSKRISENKK from the coding sequence ATGAATTTTTCAGAAAAAATATCATATAAAAATATAGCATGCCTTTTTAGTTGTGCTATATTTTTTATATTGACATCCTGTGAAGAGGATCTTACCAAAAGAAATGGCAGCCAAAGCAAGAATTTCCCTTCACAAATCATCAACAACGCTAATATTATACAGCGCGACTCCGGCTTTGTTACTTTAAAAGCCAAAGCCCCCATTATTGAAAAGTACGAGCTTATTGACAGCCCATATGTGGTAGCCAGAAAAGGAATTGACATTGAGTTTTTTGATAAAAAGAAACCCAAAGTTCCCGGAAGCATTACCGCTAAATATGCCCGCATTTTTGAATATAAAAAATTCTATGAAGCCAAAGGTGATGTAAGAATTAAAACCAATGAAGGGCAGAGATTTGCTATGCAGAGTATTTACTGGGATCAAAAAAAGAACAGAATTTATACTAAAGATACGGTATATGTCACCATGGAAGATGGCTCTACATTGGTAGGTGCTAATGGAATGACAGCAAAAGACGATTTTTCAGAATATACCTTTTATAACAACTCAGGAGATTTCAGTTCGAAAAGAATTTCTGAGAATAAAAAATAA